In the genome of Arachis hypogaea cultivar Tifrunner chromosome 9, arahy.Tifrunner.gnm2.J5K5, whole genome shotgun sequence, the window gttataacagcgacgtgccatcttttgatctgcctttattgtagctatcccttccgcagttgggaatttcatacatagatgtggagttgaaactattgcgccgagttgatttaacgttgtccgacctattaaggcattgtaggctgagcttacgtcgaccacgatgtagtcgatcttgagtgttctggattggttccccttccCGAAGGTTGCatgcagcgatacgtatcccagcggttgaactggggcatctcctagtccaaacaggctgttcgggtatgctcttagctctttttcttctaggccgagtttgtcgaatgcagttttgaataagatgtcggcagagcttccctggtcaattagAGTACGGTGAAGGTTgacgtttgccagtatgatcgtaataaccatggggtcgtcgtgtcccgagatgattccggatgcgtcttccttggtaaacgtgattgctagGATGTCTGGGGCTTCCTTTCCTTCGACGTGGtacacctctttgaggtgtcacttgcgagatgatttggagattcctcctccagcaaatccgccatgtattacgtgaacgtgtctttctagtgtgcgaggtgatcgttcagataGTCCAACATCCTCatccattcttctttttcttggttcgtcaTCCCGATTagccaaaaaccgatctagttttccttctcttactagtttttctatgacgtttttcaaaTCGAAGCATTCATTGGGGGAATGTCCTCGaagtcggtgatattcacagtattcattccgatttcctcctcctcttttgcctttaagtggccgagctggagggattttctctgtatggcagacttctttgtaaacatctaccaaggataccctaagaggagtatagttatgatactttttgattttctctccggagcgatcctcctttttcttggattctttatctcggtaggtagAACCGAACCTTGAGGCTTCGccaagtcgagaattttcttccatgttgatgtatttctgtgcccgttcttgtacttcgtctaaggatgtcgggtatctctttgatatagattggctaaatgggccttctcgtaggccatttatgaggcccataatggcagcttctgttggaagactttgtatgtccatgcatgttttgttgaatctttccatgtagttgcgaaggctctcccgatctccttgcttgatccctagtaggctaggtgcgtgtttggctttgtccttttgtatggagaatcgggccaggaacttcttggccaggtcgtcgaaacttgagatggattttggaggtaggttgtcgaaccatttaatggctgtcttggtgagagttgttggaaaggctttgcagcgaactgcatctgaggcatcagtgaggtacattctacttctgaagttgctgagatgatggttggggtccgaggtaccgtcatatagagtcatatccggaagcttgaaatctttcggaattttgattttcataatttctctggtgaatggatcttgatctttttgagagctatcctctgtggatggttgagtagctttagttttgagatcagcttcgagttttacaagcttatcttctaattctcggcgccgccttatctcccggtgtagatcttcttctttttcgcgtCGATGTTGGgcctctttctcaagttgctccaatcAATTTTGAAGTgtttctattactcctggatttgatgaatttttgtctccgtggGTTTCTGGAGTAGCTTTGAGTATTGTGTCCACGTTTTTATGCAGCGTTCTGTCTTCCAAAcatgaatcgtggtcgttgtcactgccatgttaatgggatgacttccaggttccccggcaatggcgccaatgttccgagggttacctaaaactgtaggtcgatctcggatgagatctccTGTGTTAGTCAgaaccgacgtgtccggcaggtgtacgatggccggagctggtgtgtccgacttgttggacttggtggtggtgctgatccttcgttccTGGAGGGTGGGggatacctgcaagggactccgatgcttaagttagcaagggtattaagcaggtattgagtagaatcagagtatgagttatacctgggtgctccagtgtatttataatggtgaaatgtggcctcctgtggataagataagttagttatcttatcttatctttatcttatctttaagtgaggtcatctttaagggaaccggctttatctctatgggcttgggctgcccttggatttgggacgtgttcctctatttgggccctttgtttgggctttcctgtgtcttggccgagctctttgagaagaggtcgggttatcctgacctgaagaggtcggtcgctttgtctgtagaacatcgcgggtcggacaactcgaccccagggtatgaacacctagCAAAACCTAGAACACACTCGTGGAAGATTGAAAGCCAAGTGAAGAACAACCATGAGCCACAACACAGAGTTAATCTCTTCTTCAGCCAAAGCAATTGAAAGACATGTTGCCTTGCTCACTAAAATCCTTGTTCGTCTTCCCCTCAGAGATGTCATGGCCTTCAAACGTGTCTCCAAGCGGTGGCTTTCTCTCATCTCTGACCCTTATTTCTCTCAGTGCCGCACCACCGTCCAAGGAACAAGATTCTCCAGTTTGATCCTAGATCCCAACTTCATCAATCTTCAACATCGTGAATTAACATTGTTCTACTTCAATAAGAAGATTCTTATACCGTGCTGCCGCCGTCTCATATTTTGTCCCAAACTCCCcgataattattcatatatattacAATCTTGCAACGGCTTGATGTATGTACGCAAATTCAGTGACAGGTTTATCTATAATCCCTCCACAGGAGACAAGAAACTCTTGCCCTCACCCTTTCCATGGTTTGATAAATCACCCTTTGTGGAGTACTCCCTGGCTTTTGATCCCTTGCGATTTCTTGGTTATAAGCTGATCTGCATTTTCCATGGCAAGTCTTTAAAGGAAGATTGCCACCATACCATGGTTTACTCCTCAGAATCCGGTGCCTGGAATCCGTATCGTTCTTCCTTCTCGGCTCCCACAGACATGGGTTTTGCATATGATTTTTATTTCCAGGACTTGGTTTACTGGATCGGTAGCAAAAGCAAATCGACGCTGCATTTTGATCTGAAGGAAGAGTACGTGAAGGTCGACTTGCCTCCTTTGCCTCCAGGACCTCAAGATCTTAATGTTGGCGGCCATGTTTACTTGACTTCGCTGGAACTTAACTCAAAAGAAGCTTATAATGGATATGGATACATTCTTGCACCTGCACGCGGTTACATGAATTTGGTTGGATTTGACTTTGAATTTTGTATACCCGTGTTCCGGTTGAAGGAAGATGATTATTCTTCATCAAGGTCATGGGTTCTTATGCACGGCGTTGATCTTTGACGTACAAATCTTAAACGTAATTTGGATATAAATTTTGTTGGAAACTACAGCATACAACATCTCATTAAAGATGGTCATGAATATGAAATGACTTTGTTGTTACTGATAGCTGGAAAAGTTATTGCTCTCCGGTTAAAGGATCAAACCAGTTGTGATGTGTTTGACTTTggcataaaaataaaagtaagtaATCCCCGCCATATTAATAATTTTGTGCTGTCCAGGCTTACCAGAAGAGAAGACCTGAAGAGTTTTCCCATAATTGACTAACCATGGGCATATACAATGTAACCTATGAGTTTTTTATGCTTCTAGTTCCAAGCCAAGAGTTCTGAGAGAAGCTAGACACCCTGCCTATTTTTTTCACCTCGCAACAGAAAACCTATTGGGAGACTTTCTACCAAGAGGAATGATGGCTCTACTGATAACTCCGACCCTCACAGAATGAAAATGAAGTATGAAACTATTGTTTGCAAATACTATCTCGAGGTACGTTAAATCAATGTCAAATTTTGCTTAGCAAGTCTATTTTGTTTGCAATAAACCACAATGAAACTTATGTACTTACAATGACCTATTTTGTTTGTAGCCTGGTCACAATAAGAAGAGctctaagaaaagaaaagatacaatGATTGGAGGGAGTGGTGCATCTCAAGAGCATGTAGCTATGAGGGATGAAGATGCTAATTAATTGGGCAAAATATATTGGGAGAAAATCTTAGAAACTACGGATGCTGAAGCAGCAACCACTGGTGAGGGAAGTGGTTCAGCAACCCCACAGGTTGCAGTTGTAAAAGCCATTTCATTTGTTGCATATTTCATTTGCAATTTGCCATTGAATTTTATCTCACACCTactattttgtttcttgtttcaACTCCAGGAACCTCAACCAAATTTTCAACTAAATCTTCTACAAAAGCCTCAACCACAACCTTCATCAAATCCTGCAACAAATAGAAAgcctgttaaaagaaaaaatattaagagACCTTTTCCAAGTGCTTTGCCATCTACTAGGCCTCTATTTACAAATTCTTCCGCAAATAACTCAGAAGCTGCACTCGTGGTTATACCCTAAACAATGTAAGGTGCTAGTGTTGGGACTACTACACATTTCATGCAGTTTATTTCTACACCTGGTATAACATCAACTGTTAGAAGTAAAGGAATAATTGTCAGAGGTAGAGGCAGGTTGGTGGGATCTGGGAGAACATCTATAGTTAGGTTATTCTCTTTTGGTGGGCCTAGTAATGTTGTATTAAGTTAGAGCAGTAGTTCAACTCCAATGCCATAGATATTTAGTTGATGAAAAATATGTTGCCTATGACTttagttcaattttttttttgaaaagcatTAGACTTTGGTGTTTGTTTTGTTGGTATTTTCATGTAATCAAGAGAGATAGtagcttcttttattttattttggtgttaTGATGTACTCGAGATAGATACTAAACCCTTGTATTTCTTTATGAATCCACAATGTGTCAGATGCTACATGTTACTTTAACCTTAAAATCAGTATTATGGAATTACAGTATTGTGTTTAGTTATGTATGACATGATTTAGTTCATGAGAAATTATTAGTTTAGGCCTAAATCCCAATTCTGACAATACCTATTTTATTGGATAAGTCAACCATTCATGGATAATTATGTCAACTGTTGAATTATTCATGGGTACTTAtgttaaataacataaaaattacaCCATTGAAAATGGAATTAGTTTAAACTTCTTGTCATTCTAAGAACAGGAAACAATGGTCATAAACAACAAGGATCTCCAATTACATCAATCCTATATTTTGATCATTAAATACAAGTTACAAGCTAAACAAAACAAAACCCCCAAAGCCATAGTTACAAGCAACACTCTGCTTGTTCTAATTTCTCTCctaatttttttatcttccttGCCATTACGGAGAAAGCCTCATTATTCTTCCCTCTAACTGTAGTAATTGTCAATCCATCTTCATATATCGCATAAGAATGTTCTATATTCCTTTTAACTATTGATCTCATTAAACCCTCCCAACCTTCTTCGATCTCATCCACCCACACAAAATATTTACAATCTCTTatctgaaaaattaaaatacccaCTCAactatcaattaaaattaaaaaaggataaccttcacaaaaaaaattaaaatagccaTTATTTTTTAGAGAGGACATCGAATGAACCATCTATTTGGGTTTGTTATCGTGTTAGATTTATCAATGCAACCTCCAACCCACAGAAGCATCTCCCGTCAagcttttttccttctttttcttcttcaaaattgAAGCAACGCTGCAGCTTGCATTACTTGTAGCAGAATTAATTTGCGCAAAGGCATTTCCAAGGATTAGAGAAATTTTCTTTGTCAGTGCTCGtgtttgaagaaaaaataaaaataaaatggtttCAATTTCTGGGATAAGGTAAAAATTGGAGAAGAAAGGCATGTTAgggttttaatttttgtattaaatGGCTCTAAAACGATAACATGTCTATATTAAAAATTTGCAATTGGAATACATGTAGATAGGTTTGGTCGGATTTTATTGCCATATAGATTCAGATACTAACAGACTAAGTGCGTAATCAATGTTAGAGTACTTTTGGTATATGGAGGTAATCTTCCGTGATTATAAGGtgagttttttttattctataGATATATTTATCAGTATTTATATCTTTCATGAatacaaatgataatttattcaaaagaaaaatatacaaaacaaatatttaaaatatttatttcataaaaaaataagtcATACCTGAAAAAGAAATTATACGTTTTTTTATTAACAACCTATGCATATCAATGTTTCATTATATAAAAAAAGACTagcaatttttttaagaaatatttGTTACATGGCTCATTTTAACATGTTTACTTATTTTTGAATGCAACATTGAAAATGGAATAATATTGTAGAACAATTAAAAgagttcagttttttttttctacaaaagATGCGATATATGTACTATAAATAGAATACAAACTTTATCACAAATGTAATGAAATCACATTagcattaataaatattaaaggaCATAAATAATTAATCTTCAATTAAACATCAGCAGTAGCTCcaataaaatattgactaatatattatatatatatataacatgaatTTTCGAAAGGAGTTTATCTAATTATTGattatttcataaaattgtaagaataaaattattaagcATAATTATGAATGAAACAGTGAACTTGtagtaaaataaaattcaaaatgataGATCTTATAAATAAACATTCAAAAATGTATACAATGTAACAACAAAATCGAATATAACATAAAAGGAATAAGATATCTATTGTTTTAGAGAATAGTTtatgtgataaaaaaaatagtagtagATTAACGAAAATGTGAAAAATAGGAAGATGAATGAatttcaaaagagaaaataaaaatagaatcgtCAACTTGAGTATTTAAATTACTAATCAGATTagtattttaaaacaaactttttttgaacaaatttattttttaaaattaaaaaaactatcaATTCAAttgtaaatttaattatttatttctagaaaacaagaattttgaaataaaagaaagattatttaaaaatataaaaaattaatttaaaaataaaaaatcatatgtggaagatatcttatttaattggattgactatatatattattaattgtatagggaatgaaaattataaaattaaaaaaatatatttaatatttgaaaaaaaaagtagggAGTGAAGAAAAATGATTTAATATGAGAGATGATATATTACTAGAATACATAAATGCATACATTAACATATATTACATTGTGCAACATACATGACTACATGTTatgttaaataaaatagaaaaataagattaTAAAAGATTCtattataaatttttagaaattcttACCAACAAGTTAGGATGGCCGAGTGGTCTAAGGCGCCAGACTCAAGTTCTGGTCCTCTAACGAGGGCGTGGGTTCAAATCCCACTTCTGACAATttcaaatttgttatttttattttctatcacTACTACTACCTTATAAAAAAGGTCATTTGTTTAAGCATATTTAGTCATtaacaaattaaacaaatataTAATGTTTATATTTCGTATAAAAAATGACAAAATGTAGTGAGtacttaataaattaaaaatataaataaaacctaACATAATTTATcgtcataataaataatatataaggcaTAATATGAAGCAAGaaacataatatttaaatatcatcaaattaaattactTATATGATAAAGTGAAACAAAAAAGCATTGTAAAGCATACTGAAAAAAGATTTTCAAATCTTCAAGAATACTAGAGAAATTTGAGCCATAACTTCATTTATTTGTGGTTTTATATTTACATAACCTCAGATCTACAAATAAGAATGACATAATTTAGAAACATTGCTCTTGTCCTTGTTGAACTAGTGTTCAATAATCAATACATATTTTatcttaatatataaattaacaaaattaaactaCTGTTTCAAATAGAAACTCTTTACGTAGAAAGTGAAAAATACTGAACGATTCATTGATTTTTTGTTCTATGTCCTATGGTTAGTATTAATCAATTACATGTacgatatattatttatataataatatatctaaATATCACTTAATAACTATCCAAACAAATTGATTTCAACTAAACGTCCATAATATAAAGTCATTTATTCTTGTTTTCTCATGTCCCATGATTATGTAAAAATCCTCATCTATATGACTATATTTCAATTTCAGTTATACTAAATATATCCTTTAATATTATCGTTAAAATACAACTCTAATTATTCATACAAACCACTATTTCAAGACGTTCATCTTTAACCTGTGTTACTTCTTAGGTTCATTGGTCTGATTAtattttattgagtaaagtattatttttgttcctAATATTTAGagtaagttttaaaattatttctaacgtttaaatcgtcttatttaagtttctaatattttaaaatcggctcaatgttgtcctaccgttaaaaatctgttaacagaattgacggtgggacaaaactaaaacaattttaaaacgttaaggacttaaataggacgaaaacgttgagacaaaaataatagataaaaataaattttaattttatctattaataatattatttttttacggTACacagttatttaattatattttaaccacatttaagtaaattaaaCTTGATcattttattctaataaatttattttttataattttattatcaaagatttttattcatcatgaaatgtttgtaaaatgattagtatataaacttgcaaaaaagaaaaaaatgtgatTCGGAtggattttgtgaaaaatagattaagtgaaaaataatggtTAAGATGAGAGATTCCGGGTAAGTAAACTTGTGAGGAAAAATACTTCTATTAATGGCAAATAAGTAATAGAAGAACTAATGATGAGAAATAGATGTGAAGAACAAGTGTTGAGACCTCCATTAATGTCACAAAAGGATGAATGACCTTTGTTTAAAGTAGACAGGGGTTGGTTAATAGTTGTCGagtgttttggtggaacaccagaaTGCCAGTTTTTACTCGTGAAGGTGGTGACTGAAATgaagaacaataaaagaaattTTGGGTAGAGGAAAAGATGGATTTTTTAGCTTATTAGCTTCAGAAGTCAGAAAGATCTAGAAGAATGTGAAGGGTAAAGGGTGCTTTACAGAGGTGGCTTGAGGTCCTTTTTATAGTGTAAAACCATGATGAAGAGGAAATCTATTGTCCAATAGTTTTAGTCTGATATTTGGTTTACTCTTTTTTATCCTAAATATCTTTTAGTATTCCCGTCACTTTAAGTCTTTTCAACTGTTGAATGGAGGAAGTTGATTTTCACACGTTAAACTAAAGCTCATGGCATGTGACATCAGTGAAAGGACGTCTAGTTTGATTTTCTTTTAACTAGATGACACATTTACACTCCAAATCCAACCAATTCACTTCTACCAATTTAGTTTCCACCGAAGAAAAATTCAACTTCTCAAGGTGTTCTTTTGGGTTCCATCCTTTCACCCAATACCTTTAAGAGGAACTTGACTCTTGTTTGACCATGTTTGTAGGTCattcttaaaattatttatgtacaaaaaaggtttatatttttagtacacaaTCAAAATGATACTACAATAGAGTATAAATTGTACCTTTTGTCTTTTATGTATCGAAATTATTTAATGTTTaagtaaaaatctttaaaagtaaaattataaaaaaattaatttatttaaaatgaaagtaatgtgattaagtgtaatttacttagatgtgattaaaaaataattgaataactatgtaccgtaaaaaattgatattattgaaggataaaattaaaatttatttttatgtatcgttttttcCCCAATATTTTCGTCCTATTTacgttcctaacgtttcaaaatcgtctcaattttgtcccgtcgTCAATTATGTTAACAGATCTCTAATGGCAGGATAacatttagctaattttaaaacgttaggaatttaaataggacgatttaaacgttagggataactttgagacttaccgtaaacgttagggacaaaaatggcTTTTTTACTGAAATGCGCATAGAAAAATGTTTGATTCCCAATATATGCATGGTTTGAAACTCCTCCTTAAATACGCACAACCAATTTGCAAGGGTCAGCCACGAAATAGAAATAGGAGCCATCTCAAGAATGGTGGCCACGAAATGTAGTCTGCCGTCTGACACAACCCATTCCTAGTGCATCAGCCACGAAATGGTGGATCTCAGGTATGACACACGAAATGGTGAACCTCAGGTATGATGCACACGAAATGGCAGCGGGGCAGTGAAGGCAGCAACTCCTAGTAGTGATAGTTCCCGTACGAGCATGCAGTGGGTAGTTTGAGAGGCAATTTATTATAGTGTTGTGGGTGAAGCAATATAAAAGGGGgtaaaggagaagagaccaattCGAATGGTAGGAAACAGGAAAGAAGTAGTGGGGTTTAGTGTGTTGTTGTGTTTGTGGTGCAGTTAAAAAAGTTTTTTGTAGtggagaaatatttttttaattcataaaaatgaGTAGTAGTGGAATTAATGTGGAAGAAAACCTTAATAGGTTGGATGAATTTCACATTTCTGTGCATTTACATTTGAAGGTgagttttttaataaataaataaaaaattgttgatgattaaaaaaaattgttgtaaaTTGAATAATTGTGTTTTGATCCTTTTTTATTTCAGCCGGCATGTGTGTTGACTCCGCATGGCACACTAGTCGACCTTTTTACTTCAGATGAAGCAGATCCAAGTATGGAGATTAGGAGGCAAATGCTtgaaccatatctgagaagagcCGGATTCTATTATGCGTCTTTGATAAAGCGTTTTGAATATGACAACCCATTGATTAGCGCTCTTGTGGAAAGATGGCATCCTAAGACCCACACATTCCATCTCCCATGGGGTGAGTGTACTGTTACTCTGGAGGATGTTGCTATGCAGTTGGGGTTACCAATCGACGGTGAGCTGGTGAGCGACACTCTAAGGTCTTGAAGTAAGTTCCACCAGAGAGATATTTGGCAATGGTGTGAGGAACTCCTTGGTGAAGTTCCTGATGGACATGTTGGGACCGCAAAGTTTAACATAAAATTGAAGTGGCTCAGAAGTCGGCTCCAACAGATGCCGCTGGACTCTCCAAAGGACGCCATCATATAGTACGCACATTGTTACATTCTGTATTTGCTGGGTGGCATTCTACTTCTGGACAAGGCAAACAACACGGTCCATATCCGTTATCTTCCTCTCTTGGCCAACTATGATGCCATTAGTACCTATAGCTGGGGCAGCGCGGTTCTCTGTTGGTTATATAGAGCAATGTGCCTAGCAACTGATTATAACACCAAGGGAATGGTTGGCTACTATACGTTACTGATGTCATGGATATACTATACGCTACCTTTTTGGGCACCAGAAATGACGAGTCCGTATAACTTTCCCTTAGCTACAAGGTAATACATTATACCGCATCTCAtttgtgtttttgtatttgtACTATTTCATGTGCATTTGAAATGAAACTACGTTATGAGCAACATGTTTTTGTATAGGTGGGCAGGTAAGAAAGGGAAGAATGACTATGTTGAGCAACGCTTGCTTAAGCACCGCTTGAAGTTGGACAACCTGAAGGTGGATGAGGTAATTAATGTCATGATTTGAAACAGTTGAATTATTTTTTCATCACATGCATATGTTTAACGGTTTCTTGGATGTTTGGTGCTTGTAGTTTATGTGGATGTCGTACATGGATGCACGTATTATGTCGAGAGTGCTGGGGGGGATTTCTAGGTGCCCCACATGGAGATTTCTATACAGCGGTCGTGCCTTTGATATTATTCTGGTGGATCAATATTGTTAACATAGACAGAGTCATGCGTCAGTTCGGGGGAAAAACAAGGACTGCCAAACCCTCCGTTGAACATCGATACTTTCATGGACAATCGGCTCGCAACAACGATGGATGGTGCCCCATCTGCCTACAAACATGGTTCGAAGTGTGGGCAAACTGACATACTGTATCATACCGGCTACAGATTGATCGAGCAGATACATTGCGCCCGAGTCATGATTATTATAGGTGGTACTGTGCGCGGAGTAAGAGGTTTCTGTCAGCCCCCGATGTGTTGCATGATCCCAGAGGTGATGACTCCGGCAGGTGCCCCGGCAGAGATAAGTAGAATTCCCGACTGAGTAGCTACATGCCTCCTTaagtttaaaagaaaaaagtacCACGAGTCTGTATTCTCTCTTTCGATAAGCGCAAAAACTATGGGCAGTATGTTGTTGACCCCATCCTATGCTATTCCCATCAATAAGGTCCCTGTGTACTTGCCATACAAGTGTATTCCGTCAACCGATACCAGTGGCTTGCAGTGCTTGAATGCTTCAACACACGATAGGAACGATCAGAAAACTTGATGAAACATG includes:
- the LOC112709389 gene encoding F-box protein At5g07610-like produces the protein MSHNTELISSSAKAIERHVALLTKILVRLPLRDVMAFKRVSKRWLSLISDPYFSQCRTTVQGTRFSSLILDPNFINLQHRELTLFYFNKKILIPCCRRLIFCPKLPDNYSYILQSCNGLMYVRKFSDRFIYNPSTGDKKLLPSPFPWFDKSPFVEYSLAFDPLRFLGYKLICIFHGKSLKEDCHHTMVYSSESGAWNPYRSSFSAPTDMGFAYDFYFQDLVYWIGSKSKSTLHFDLKEEYVKVDLPPLPPGPQDLNVGGHVYLTSLELNSKEAYNGYGYILAPARGYMNLVGFDFEFCIPVFRLKEDDYSSSSIQHLIKDGHEYEMTLLLLIAGKVIALRLKDQTSCDVFDFGIKIKPGHNKKSSKKRKDTMIGGSGASQEHVAMRDEDAN